From a region of the Wolbachia endosymbiont (group B) of Gerris lacustris genome:
- a CDS encoding recombinase family protein has translation MVTVSLYARVSSRQQAQENTIGSQIVELERRISSNGHELLDEHRFVDNGYSGSNLERPGLESLRDRVAEGKIDKIYIHSPGEC, from the coding sequence ATGGTAACGGTAAGCTTGTATGCAAGAGTTTCATCAAGACAACAGGCACAGGAGAATACAATAGGGAGTCAGATTGTAGAGTTGGAGCGTCGCATTAGTAGTAATGGACATGAGTTATTAGATGAGCACAGGTTTGTCGATAATGGTTATAGTGGATCAAATTTAGAACGTCCTGGCTTAGAGAGTTTACGTGATAGAGTAGCAGAAGGTAAGATTGATAAGATATACATTCATTCACCTGGGGAGTGTTAA
- a CDS encoding phage tail protein, with the protein MLSLGPYRFSLTERSFTRRNEYRWPALERIGEKPLLQSIGPGEDVIELAGVIYSHFLGGLGQINNMRNSSKPLLLIDGQGNILGHFVIMKIEETQKFFFPNGEPRKIEFHLSLKHYDNVLLDSNLSSRNSTTDFTVTDNDVLQD; encoded by the coding sequence ATGCTGTCTCTTGGTCCATATAGATTTTCATTAACTGAGCGAAGTTTCACACGCAGGAATGAATATCGCTGGCCTGCACTTGAGCGTATTGGAGAAAAGCCTTTGCTTCAAAGTATTGGTCCTGGAGAGGATGTTATTGAGCTTGCGGGAGTAATCTATTCGCATTTTCTTGGAGGACTGGGGCAAATAAATAATATGCGAAATTCATCAAAACCTCTTTTACTTATTGATGGCCAAGGTAACATTTTAGGCCATTTTGTTATCATGAAAATAGAAGAAACGCAGAAATTCTTTTTTCCAAATGGCGAACCAAGGAAGATTGAGTTTCATTTAAGTTTAAAACATTATGATAACGTATTACTAGATAGCAATTTATCATCACGAAATAGTACTACTGACTTTACTGTAACTGACAATGATGTACTACAAGACTAA
- a CDS encoding tail protein X: protein MLDLICWKHYGFSSGAIEVVLKANTGLAEYELLPAGLIIKLPVIQKEAQKQVVKLWD, encoded by the coding sequence ATGTTAGATTTGATTTGCTGGAAACATTATGGATTCAGCTCTGGAGCAATTGAGGTTGTGTTAAAAGCTAACACTGGGCTTGCAGAGTACGAACTTCTTCCTGCAGGATTAATCATTAAACTTCCTGTTATTCAAAAAGAGGCACAAAAGCAAGTAGTAAAACTATGGGATTAA
- a CDS encoding ankyrin repeat domain-containing protein, which yields MKSSLVRKLLINSIIPIICAIFLFQHFRPSKNIPIKSKTTSEDRIALRIAAESCNLDNVKSLVKNAVNINDTYYFGATSLHYATSGGCLEVVKFLIEEGIDVNTTDAFSWTALHYAARKGHLEIAKFLLENGANPLAKNKDKKTPLDLAVEELNNNKEDIYEEIINLLSHYQLFP from the coding sequence ATGAAATCTAGTCTTGTTCGAAAATTATTAATAAATTCAATAATACCAATAATATGTGCCATCTTTTTGTTTCAACATTTTAGACCGTCAAAAAACATACCAATAAAAAGTAAAACAACTAGTGAGGATAGAATAGCATTGCGCATTGCAGCTGAAAGTTGCAATTTGGATAATGTAAAATCCTTAGTAAAAAACGCAGTAAATATCAATGATACCTATTATTTTGGCGCAACATCATTACACTATGCGACAAGCGGAGGTTGTTTAGAAGTTGTAAAATTTCTAATTGAAGAGGGCATTGATGTAAATACTACTGATGCTTTTAGCTGGACAGCTTTGCACTATGCTGCACGAAAAGGACATCTGGAAATTGCTAAATTTCTACTGGAAAATGGAGCAAATCCTCTTGCTAAAAACAAAGATAAAAAAACTCCTTTAGATCTTGCTGTAGAGGAATTAAACAATAATAAAGAAGATATTTATGAGGAAATTATCAATTTACTTTCTCACTATCAATTATTCCCATAG
- a CDS encoding contractile injection system protein, VgrG/Pvc8 family encodes MTPDFSISVEGISITELIKSRLVSIHITDEAGIISDTAVIHLDDRDSLFEIPKTGAKLNILLGYKETGIVPMGDYIVNEITVQSPPQALKIKSHAADLKQSLKEQVFNEWHQITLNDLVKKIANKHGYQAKVAAEFTNIMISHIDQTAESDMHFLTRLAQIYGAIAKPAGGYLLFVSKGKAKSVTGKTLSTITLTPADIASWKVRFNERNQYSSVIAYWYDYEKAETMMEKQVIRNQAIFYEIFMQAVIWRKVQHLQN; translated from the coding sequence ATGACACCAGACTTTAGTATTTCAGTAGAGGGCATTTCCATCACTGAGTTGATAAAAAGTCGCTTGGTATCAATCCATATTACTGATGAAGCTGGAATAATAAGTGATACTGCTGTAATTCACCTTGATGACCGTGATTCATTATTTGAGATTCCTAAAACCGGAGCAAAGCTGAATATTTTGCTTGGGTATAAAGAAACTGGCATTGTGCCAATGGGAGATTACATAGTAAATGAAATTACAGTACAAAGTCCACCACAGGCATTAAAAATTAAAAGTCATGCAGCAGATTTAAAACAGTCTTTAAAGGAACAAGTGTTTAATGAGTGGCATCAAATTACCTTAAATGATTTAGTGAAAAAAATCGCAAACAAACATGGCTATCAAGCTAAAGTTGCTGCGGAGTTTACAAATATCATGATATCACATATTGATCAGACTGCAGAAAGTGATATGCACTTTTTAACCAGGCTTGCTCAAATTTATGGAGCAATAGCAAAACCTGCTGGAGGATATTTACTTTTTGTTTCAAAAGGAAAAGCAAAATCAGTTACAGGAAAAACTTTAAGCACTATTACTTTAACACCTGCAGATATTGCAAGTTGGAAAGTAAGATTTAATGAGCGTAATCAATATAGCTCTGTTATTGCCTACTGGTATGATTACGAAAAAGCGGAGACTATGATGGAAAAGCAGGTGATCAGGAACCAAGCTATATTCTACGAGATATTTATGCAAGCAGTGATTTGGCGCAAAGTGCAGCATCTGCAAAATTAA
- a CDS encoding IS630 family transposase (programmed frameshift), with product MALRSKLLDEKVVESAKEMLKKVRNNAYVAKKLNAVIAAKKHSITAVAKICCISRKAITTWIKHIKFGREEKLFSPPQRRRKTILNQSQLEQIEVWIEENPNITIREMRIRIQERFGLNISKSTIHRNMQRMKFSYITPRPVHSGQDKNKQEEFKKNLNETIVMHSEKELFFFDESRFGTHSKVGHGWFKKGSRTQVKVKLGRENFYLYSAVNPRNGENFSLFAPNVNTACINIFLEQMSQYLGIRKAFLVMDCASWHKSKSLKIPKNIEIIYLPPYSPDLNPVERFWLYIKQNILRNKIYDTIVLLESAFCKFITSLSPSTVKQLCNASYLVH from the exons ATGGCATTAAGATCAAAATTATTGGATGAAAAAGTGGTGGAATCAGCAAAAGAGATGCTGAAGAAAGTAAGAAATAATGCGTATGTTGCAAAAAAACTAAATGCTGTAATTGCAGCAAAAAAGCACAGTATAACAGCTGTAGCAAAAATATGTTGCATTTCGAGAAAGGCAATTACTACATGGATAAAGCACATAAAATTTGGAAGAGAAGAAAAATTATTTTCTCCACCTCAACGCCGTAGAAAAACTATATTGAACCAAAGTCAACTTGAACAAATTGAGGTGTGGATAGAGGAAAACCCCAATATTACTATTAGAGAAATGAGAATAAGAATCCAAGAAAGATTTGGTTTGAATATCAGCAAATCCACAATACATCGTAATATGCAAAGAATGAAATTCTCATATATCACACCAAGACCAGTTCATAGTGGACAGGATAAAAATAAGCAAGAGGAGTTT AAAAAAAACCTCAATGAAACTATTGTCATGCATTCTGAAAAAGAGCTATTTTTCTTCGATGAATCACGGTTTGGTACACATTCAAAAGTTGGACATGGGTGGTTTAAAAAAGGCAGTAGGACACAGGTTAAGGTAAAATTAGGTAGGGAAAATTTTTATCTCTATAGTGCAGTTAATCCCAGAAATGGAGAGAATTTTAGCTTATTTGCACCAAACGTCAACACTGCTTGTATAAATATATTCCTTGAACAGATGTCGCAATATTTAGGAATACGAAAGGCTTTTCTCGTGATGGATTGCGCTAGTTGGCATAAGTCAAAAAGTTTAAAGATACCTAAAAATATCGAAATTATATACCTACCACCATACTCACCTGACCTCAATCCTGTTGAGAGGTTTTGGTTATATATAAAACAGAACATTTTGCGCAATAAAATCTACGATACAATTGTTCTGCTTGAGAGCGCTTTTTGTAAATTTATTACCTCTCTTTCCCCTTCCACGGTTAAACAACTCTGCAATGCTTCTTATTTGGTTCATTAA
- a CDS encoding patatin-like phospholipase family protein: MAKYILSVDGGGIRGIIPAIILAEIESRTKKPISQIFDLMAGTSTGGIIVAGLCKSNKPQYSANDLVGLYQEYGAYIFQSSFWRKSIASWLSGSQYSYRNMEFILNKYFGESTMADVASNLLLTSYDIHNSCEFFFKSWKEKNIKLKDALRATTAAPTYFTPKRLKISQTERVLIDGGVFANNPAACAYASAKRLFRNDEIILLSIGTGGTDRSIKYANSRRFGKIGWVKPLLNVMFTSGLDCVDYQLEQVMGDKYIRIQSQLKVASAEMDDITFKNIKCLQQEAKAIIESHQRVIDDFCAIKII; encoded by the coding sequence GTGGCAAAGTATATTTTATCCGTTGATGGAGGTGGAATTAGAGGAATAATTCCTGCCATTATTCTAGCAGAAATTGAATCTAGGACAAAAAAGCCAATTTCTCAAATTTTTGACTTAATGGCAGGAACCTCAACTGGTGGGATTATTGTTGCTGGACTTTGTAAAAGCAATAAACCTCAATACTCTGCCAATGATTTAGTTGGACTTTACCAAGAGTATGGAGCTTATATCTTTCAATCATCATTTTGGAGAAAATCAATTGCTTCTTGGCTGAGTGGTTCTCAGTACTCGTATAGAAATATGGAATTTATTCTCAACAAATACTTTGGTGAAAGTACTATGGCCGATGTTGCAAGTAATCTACTGCTCACCAGTTATGACATTCACAATAGTTGTGAATTTTTCTTCAAAAGTTGGAAAGAAAAAAACATTAAGTTGAAAGATGCACTCAGAGCTACAACAGCTGCTCCAACGTACTTCACACCAAAACGTCTGAAAATTAGCCAAACAGAGAGAGTGTTGATAGATGGCGGAGTGTTTGCCAATAATCCAGCGGCTTGTGCATATGCAAGTGCTAAGAGGTTATTTCGAAATGATGAGATTATACTGCTATCAATAGGCACTGGTGGAACAGATAGAAGTATAAAGTATGCTAACTCAAGGAGATTTGGAAAAATAGGGTGGGTCAAGCCACTACTGAATGTGATGTTTACATCTGGACTAGATTGCGTTGATTATCAACTAGAGCAAGTAATGGGTGATAAATATATACGAATACAATCACAACTCAAAGTAGCATCAGCTGAGATGGATGATATAACATTCAAAAATATTAAATGTTTGCAGCAAGAGGCAAAGGCAATAATAGAAAGTCATCAAAGGGTAATTGATGATTTTTGTGCTATCAAAATAATATAA